In one Brassica oleracea var. oleracea cultivar TO1000 chromosome C9, BOL, whole genome shotgun sequence genomic region, the following are encoded:
- the LOC106313467 gene encoding serine decarboxylase-like, translating to MAEKFDILSEDFVPTAVINEPLPCPVINGNRADHKEENLKKTKVINGRREREMVLGRNVHTTSLAVTEPESNDEFTGDKEAYMASVLARYRKTLVERTKYHLGYPYNLDFDYGALGQLQHFSINNLGDPFIESNYGVHSRPFEVGVLDWFARLWEIERDDYWGYITNCGTEGNLHGILVGREVFPDGILYASSESHYSVFKAARMYRMECERVDTLISGEIDCADFRQKLLANKDKPAILNVNIGTTVKGAVDDLDLVIKTLEECGFSHDRFYIHCDGALFGLMMPFVKRAPKVTFNKPIGSVSVSGHKFVGCPMPCGVQITRMKHIKVLSNNVEYLASRDATIMGSRNGHAPLFLWYTLSRKGYKGFQKEVQKCLRNAHYLKDGLREARISAMLNELSSTVVFERPRDEEFVRRWQLACQGDIAHVVVMPSVTIEKLDHFLKDLVENRSVWYEDGSQPPCLVKDIGIKNCICPAHK from the exons ATGGCTGAAAAATTCGATATCTTGTCTGAAGACTTCGTTCCAACGGCTGTGATCAACGAACCATTACCTTGCCCGGTAATAAACGGGAACAGAGCAGATCACAAGGAAGAGAATCTGAAAAAGACGAAGGTGATAAACGGAAGAAGAGAAAGAGAAATGGTTCTCGGCAGGAATGTCCACACGACGTCTCTCGCTGTGACGGAGCCGGAATCTAACGACGAATTCACCGGAGATAAAGAGGCCTACATGGCTAGCGTCCTCGCTCGTTACAGGAAAACTTTGGTTGAGCGAACAAAATATCATCTAG GTTATCCATATAACTTGGATTTCGACTACGGTGCGCTTGGGCAGTTGCAGCATTTCTCCATTAACAATCTTGGAGATCCGTTTATCGAAAGCAACTATGGTGTACACTCTAGGCCTTTTGAAGTTGGCGTCTTGGATTGGTTTGCTCGTCTCTGGGAGATAGAGAGAGATGACTATTGGGGTTACATCACAAACTGTGGAACAGAAGGAAACCTTCACGGCATTTTAGTTGG GCGTGAAGTGTTTCCTGATGGGATTTTGTATGCGTCTAGTGAATCTCATTACTCTGTGTTTAAAGCAGCTCGTATGTATCGAATGGAGTGTGAGAGAGTTGATACGCTTATCTCAGGGGAGATTGACTGTGCTGATTTCAGACAGAAGCTGTTGGCGAACAAAGATAAACCAGCCATTCTTAATGTTAACATAG GAACAACTGTTAAAGGAGCTGTTGATGATCTCGACCTTGTGATCAAAACTCTTGAAGAGTGTGGCTTCTCACATGACAGGTTCTATATTCACTGCGATGGAGCTTTGTTTGGACTTATGATGCCTTTTGTCAAACGT GCACCAAAAGTCACGTTCAATAAACCGATAGGGAGTGTGAGTGTGTCGGGCCACAAGTTTGTCGGATGTCCAATGCCATGTGGTGTTCAGATAACAAGAATGAAACACATCAAAGTCCTCTCTAACAACGTTGAGTACCTCGCCTCGAGGGATGCAACAATCATGGGAAGCCGAAACGGGCATGCTCCTTTGTTCCTATGGTACACCTTAAGCCGAAAAGGGTACAAAGGATTCCAAAAAGAAGTTCAGAAATGCCTGAGAAACGCGCATTACCTCAAAGACGGGCTCCGCGAAGCCAGGATCAGCGCAATGCTCAACGAGCTTAGCAGCACTGTTGTCTTTGAGCGTCCTAGAGATGAAGAGTTTGTCAGGAGGTGGCAGCTCGCTTGCCAAGGTGATATAGCTCATGTGGTGGTTATGCCAAGTGTTACAATCGAGAAGCTCGATCATTTTCTGAAAGACCTGGTTGAGAACCGATCGGTTTGGTACGAGGATGGATCTCAACCACCATGCCTTGTTAAGGATATAGGAATCAAGAACTGCATCTGTCCAGCTCACAAGTGA
- the LOC106313093 gene encoding uncharacterized protein LOC106313093 encodes MGLDPEEADGHGTLCLHAFSDLTHVSPLVFLYLLKECYIHGSCKATKKFQALQHRVHQVLANNPQPGPSTFIVYCLNLLPVFGVYGEGFSHLVISALRRYFKSASAPASNQEDAASARSLAARLFLAIVGGSVAYDEKVMVNTLKVFDVGLTSIDEALSREGSASSSSGSAFLEEYISELIKSKSFMTAVSLLEHFSFSFPGETFLQQMVEDKDFQAAEKWATFMGRPSLCLLVQEYGSRNMLKQAYNVMKKHYLQHEFPELCYKCKESALKDLAEKACWDVAETKAKGDRQLLEYLVYLAMEAGYYEKVDELCERYSLEGLPKAQEAEVDLVNKCFLHLNDLAVEEVVWVDEVNGLREATSFLEGCKVVGLDCEWKPNYMKGSKPNKVSIMQIGSDSKIFILDLIKLYYDASEILDTCLSQILQSYSTLKLGYNFQCDIKQLALSYGDLKCFKSYDMLLDIQNVFKEPCGGLSGLTKKILGVGLNKTRRNSDWEQRPLTQNQLEYAALDAAVLIHIFRHVRDHPPHDTTLETVQWKSHIVSHMDNPKKSKKKPKCHSTQTSDSTFNKPSSSS; translated from the exons ATGGGTTTGGATCCTGAAGAAGCTGATGGTCATGGAACTCTGTGTTTGCATGCATTCTCAGATTTAACCCATGTTTCTCCGCTTGTCTTCTTATACCTTCTCAAAGAATGCTATATCCATG GAAGCTGCAAGGCAACAAAGAAGTTCCAAGCGTTGCAGCACCGAGTCCATCAAGTTCTCGCTAACAACCCCCAACCAGGCCCTTCTACTTTCATTGTCTACTGTCTGAATCTGCTTCCCGTCTTTGGAGTATACGGTGAAGGCTTTAGTCACTTGGTCATATCAGCTCTTCGACGCTACTTCAAGTCAGCCTCTGCTCCCGCTAGTAATCAAGAAGACGCTGCTTCCGCGAGAAGCTTAGCTGCTCGGCTCTTCCTTGCTATTGTTGGAGGTTCTGTAGCTTATGATGAGAAAGTTATGGTGAATACACTCAAAGTGTTTGATGTTGGGTTAACGAGCATCGATGAAGCCTTGTCTAGGGAAGGATCTGCTTCTTCTTCTTCTGGTAGTGCGTTTCTTGAAGAATACATCTCTGAGCTGATCAAGTCCAAGTCTTTCATGACGGCTGTGTCTCTCTTAGAGCATTTCTCTTTCAGTTTCCCTGGAGAGACTTTCCTCCAGCAGATGGTTGAGGATAAAGACTTCCAAGCTGCTGAGAAATGGGCCACTTTCATGGGGCGGCCCAGTTTGTGCCTTCTTGTGCAAGAGTACGGGTCAAGGAATATGCTGAAGCAGGCTTATAATGTCATGAAGAAGCACTATCTCCAGCATGAGTTCCCTGAATTGTGTTACAAGTGTAAAGAAAG TGCACTGAAGGATCTAGCTGAAAAAGCATGCTGGGATGTTGCTGAAACAAAGGCAAAAGGTGACAGACAGCTACTCGAGTATCTG GTTTACTTGGCAATGGAAGCTGGGTACTATGAGAAAGTTGATGAACTTTGTGAACGATATTCACTTGAAGGTCTGCCAAAAGCACAAG AGGCTGAGGTTGATTTGGTTAACAAATGCTTTCTGCATCTCAACGATCTGGCTGTGGAAGAAGTAGTATGGGTTGATGAAGTAAATGGGTTAAGAGAAGCTACTTCTTTTCTTGAAGGTTGTAAAGTTGTGGGTCTTGACTGTGAATGGAAACCCAATTACATGAAAGGCAGTAAACCAAACAAG GTTTCAATCATGCAAATTGGATCAGATAGCAAAATTTTCATACTGGACTTGATAAAGCTTTACTATGACGCCTCTGAGATTCTAGACACCTGTCTTAGTCAGATTTTGCAATCGTATAGTACATTAAAGCTTG GTTACAATTTTCAGTGTGACATCAAACAATTGGCGCTTTCATATGGGGATCTCAAGTGTTTCAAGAGCTATGACATGTTGCTAGACATTCAAAACGTTTTCAAAGAACCATGTGGTGGTTTATCAGGACTAACCAAG AAAATATTGGGAGTGGGTTTGAACAAAACAAGACGCAATAGCGATTGGGAACAAAGGCCTTTGACACAGAATCAG CTAGAGTATGCTGCTCTGGATGCTGCGGTGCTGATTCACATTTTCCGACATGTTCGTGATCATCCTCCACATGACACTACTTTAGAGACAGTCCAATGGAAATCTCACATT GTCTCCCACATGGATAACCCTAAGAAGTCGAAGAAGAAGCCCAAGTGCCATTCAACCCAAACATCAGATTCGACATTTAACAAGCCATCATCAAGCAGTTGA